The window TCGACGGTCGTCGGTTCATGTACATCTTTGATGAGTTCTGGAAACCGTTGCAGGACGAGTATTTCGAGGACTTGGCGAAGAACAAGCAGAAAACCATTCGTAAGCAGAACGGTATTTTTGTTTTCGCCACGCAGGAGCCGGGGGACGCCCTGGAAAGCCCGATTGCAAAAACGCTGATTCAGCAATGCGCGACCGGTATTTTCCTGGCTAACCCGAAGGCCGATTACGAGGACTATACCCAAGGCTTCAAGCTGACCGACGCCGAGTTCGACCTGGTGCGCGGCCTTGGTGAGTTCAGCCGCCGTTTCCTTATCAAGCAGGGGGACAGTTCAGCGATTGCCGAGCTGAACCTATCCGGCTTTGACGACGAATTGCTGGTCCTCTCGGGTACGCCGGACAACGCCGATATGGTCGAGGAAATCATACAGGAAGTCGGCGACAACCCTGATGTTTGGGTGCCGCTGTTCATTCAGCGTGCCCGTGCAGCAGCAGAAAGGAGCTAAACGATGAAAACCACTCTCAAGGCGGCCACGGCCGCCATCCTGGTCGCGACTGCGGGATTGCCCGCCATAGTCCCGAACGTGGCGCACGCAACGGGTATCCCCGTTTTCGACGGCGCAGCGGCGGCGAACTTTCTTCAGCAGATGATGAGGCTGAAAGAACAGCTCGACACAATGCGGAGCCAGCTTAGCCAGGCCGAACAGATGTACGAGTCCGTGACCGGCTCGCGCGGCTTTGGGGACGTAATGCGTAACTCGCAACTGCGTCAGTATCTCCCTGACGATATGGTGTCGGTCTATGACTCGGTGAACGGCGGCGGCTATGCCGGTATCTCGGGGGCTATTGACGACATTCTCGACGCCGAAGGGTTCGACGGCTCAATTGACGACATGCAGGATCACATTGTCCAGCGCAGCCGCAACGCGGCAGCGACAGACAAGGCGATGGGCCTGCGGGCTTACGAGGGGGCGCAAGCTCGCCTCGACCAGATCGAGGCGCTGATGAACCAGATTTCAGCGACTCAGGACCAGAAGGGGATTGATGAGCTACAAGCGCGCATCGCGGGCGAGCAAGCGGCAATCCAGAACGAAATGACCAAGCTGCAAATGATTAGCCAGTTGCAGGCCGCTGAACAGCGACTTGTGGCGGAACAGCGCCGGGAAATGAACCGCCGCATTCTGAGCAGCGATAACACGGCTATGCCGGGGATTAACTGATGAAAGGAACTACACGAATTCTAACTCTATGCGTCATGGCCGGGCTTCTGTCAGCTTGTAACGACGAGGCGACCCATGACGTTCAGTATTATCTCGATAATCCTGACGACCGAGCGGCAAAGATCGCGGAGTGTGCGAATAACCCAGGGGAGAAAGAAGTTTCTCCCAACTGTGTGAACGCGCGCGAGGCAGATACGAAAGCCATGCTGTCGGGCAAAGAGATGCCTTCAATTCGATAGGAGGGTCTGCCCGTGGCTTTTGAACTTTTTGCACCGTTGTTCGACAAGGTGGATACGACCACT is drawn from Pokkaliibacter sp. MBI-7 and contains these coding sequences:
- the virB5 gene encoding P-type DNA transfer protein VirB5, giving the protein MKTTLKAATAAILVATAGLPAIVPNVAHATGIPVFDGAAAANFLQQMMRLKEQLDTMRSQLSQAEQMYESVTGSRGFGDVMRNSQLRQYLPDDMVSVYDSVNGGGYAGISGAIDDILDAEGFDGSIDDMQDHIVQRSRNAAATDKAMGLRAYEGAQARLDQIEALMNQISATQDQKGIDELQARIAGEQAAIQNEMTKLQMISQLQAAEQRLVAEQRREMNRRILSSDNTAMPGIN
- a CDS encoding EexN family lipoprotein produces the protein MKGTTRILTLCVMAGLLSACNDEATHDVQYYLDNPDDRAAKIAECANNPGEKEVSPNCVNAREADTKAMLSGKEMPSIR